In a single window of the Methylophaga frappieri genome:
- a CDS encoding NAD-dependent epimerase/dehydratase family protein, whose product MSIEIVGNGMMARAASVMRANLPVTIFASGVSNSNEKDVSAYRREINLLERSISDNALFVYFSSYLAEDGDSKYARHKRNVETIVKQTATRYIILRLPQVVGITGNNTLMNYFVKAITREEPVLLQKHAYRSLIDVVDVMRVLQLLIDKNDINLTLAVGPEQPINVIEIFKLVEEAIGCLTRYKEIDTGSKQFANLSELKKILGNKDVLFDDQYQKRVIEKYAMELFHLNQINFQNQKNASAKNTKIQKLFSDKLEGEL is encoded by the coding sequence ATGAGCATAGAGATTGTTGGCAACGGAATGATGGCTAGAGCCGCTTCTGTGATGAGAGCTAACCTGCCTGTGACAATTTTTGCGTCTGGGGTGTCTAACTCGAATGAGAAAGATGTTTCAGCATATCGGAGAGAGATTAACCTTTTAGAAAGGTCAATTTCCGATAACGCGTTATTCGTTTACTTCAGTAGCTATCTCGCTGAGGATGGTGATAGCAAATATGCACGACACAAACGGAATGTTGAAACCATCGTCAAGCAAACAGCAACTCGCTACATAATACTACGGCTGCCTCAAGTTGTTGGCATAACCGGCAACAACACGCTTATGAATTACTTCGTTAAAGCTATTACTAGAGAAGAGCCTGTTTTACTTCAAAAACATGCCTATCGAAGCTTGATAGATGTCGTCGATGTGATGAGAGTCTTGCAGTTACTGATTGATAAAAATGATATTAATTTGACGTTAGCTGTTGGCCCTGAGCAACCGATCAATGTGATCGAAATATTCAAATTGGTTGAAGAGGCTATAGGGTGTCTCACAAGGTACAAAGAGATAGATACTGGGTCAAAGCAATTCGCAAATCTGTCTGAATTAAAAAAAATACTAGGAAATAAAGATGTTCTTTTCGATGACCAATACCAGAAACGTGTCATTGAAAAGTATGCGATGGAACTATTCCACTTGAATCAGATAAATTTCCAAAACCAGAAAAACGCTTCAGCGAAGAACACCAAGATCCAAAAACTGTTTTCAGACAAATTGGAAGGAGAGTTATGA
- a CDS encoding glycosyltransferase family 2 protein, with the protein MSDNLVSIITPLHNAEEYITQTIESVLGQTYSNWELIIVDDVSSDNSVVLVEKYVAQYARVKLIRLEQNSGAAVARNAAIKVAKGRYLAFLDSDDLWLPTKLEKQLAFMQETGHPFTYTAYEKINESGRLIGKVGVPVRVNYQQLLKTCYLGCLTVMLDRTYFDDISMPLIRRRQDFGLWLRLLKKVDFAYGIRDVLGQYRVHEKSISSNKFTTSAYTWQLYRQVEQLNLLKSLYYFGQYSIRGFLRNKLPFLARWVGILR; encoded by the coding sequence ATGTCTGATAATTTAGTTTCAATCATCACCCCACTTCACAATGCAGAAGAATACATTACCCAAACGATTGAGTCGGTACTGGGCCAGACTTATTCAAATTGGGAGCTGATTATTGTTGATGATGTGTCATCTGACAATTCAGTTGTCTTGGTGGAAAAGTATGTTGCGCAGTATGCTCGGGTTAAGCTGATCAGGCTGGAGCAAAATAGTGGCGCTGCGGTAGCTCGAAATGCGGCAATAAAGGTAGCTAAGGGTCGATATCTTGCTTTTTTGGATAGTGACGATCTGTGGTTACCGACTAAGCTTGAAAAGCAGCTCGCCTTTATGCAGGAAACGGGTCACCCTTTTACCTACACGGCGTATGAAAAAATTAATGAATCGGGCCGGCTTATCGGCAAGGTCGGGGTGCCGGTCAGGGTGAATTATCAACAGCTGCTGAAAACTTGCTATCTCGGTTGTTTAACGGTGATGCTGGATCGGACTTACTTTGATGACATCAGTATGCCGCTGATTCGCCGTCGGCAGGATTTTGGATTGTGGTTGCGGCTTTTAAAAAAAGTCGATTTTGCCTATGGTATTCGTGACGTTTTAGGGCAGTATCGCGTTCATGAAAAATCCATTTCGTCGAATAAATTTACGACATCAGCCTATACATGGCAGCTTTATCGCCAAGTTGAGCAGCTCAACCTATTGAAATCACTCTATTATTTTGGCCAGTATTCAATACGAGGTTTTTTGCGTAACAAATTGCCATTTTTAGCGAGGTGGGTCGGGATTTTGCGATGA
- a CDS encoding glycosyl transferase, translated as MNIEFNFTRAKGKFIALCEGDDYWIDADKLQTQVDIHKRYRNITLSCHKALEKNLSEKTEKLTYVLDGCDQFIETEDIVTRKKGYLPTASMMITSDFMQQISGYFKYINPPVGDYFIQIFMAFYGRVYYLSTLTSVYRKNVEGSWSETQSDSNALLNHRLKMIAALNKSWTYFSWTSKANAIAIPWAHYSIGIALPSASCYARLKVIKSFSPAFSIKKTRLLVRYYGFIFARSFRRIKS; from the coding sequence ATGAATATTGAGTTTAACTTCACCCGGGCTAAAGGAAAGTTTATTGCATTGTGTGAAGGTGATGATTATTGGATAGACGCAGATAAACTACAGACACAAGTTGATATTCACAAACGGTATAGGAATATTACCCTCAGTTGTCACAAAGCTTTAGAAAAAAATCTCAGTGAAAAAACAGAAAAACTAACATACGTATTAGATGGATGTGATCAGTTCATAGAAACTGAAGATATCGTAACAAGAAAAAAGGGGTATCTTCCCACGGCATCAATGATGATAACTTCAGATTTTATGCAGCAAATTTCTGGCTACTTTAAGTATATAAACCCACCAGTTGGAGATTATTTTATACAGATATTTATGGCTTTTTATGGCCGTGTATATTACTTATCTACACTCACCTCGGTGTACAGGAAGAATGTCGAAGGTTCATGGAGTGAAACACAGTCAGACAGTAATGCACTACTTAACCATCGTTTAAAGATGATAGCAGCTCTTAATAAAAGTTGGACTTATTTTAGCTGGACTTCTAAAGCTAATGCTATTGCCATTCCTTGGGCACATTATTCTATTGGTATTGCCCTTCCGTCTGCATCCTGTTATGCAAGATTGAAAGTAATCAAGTCGTTTTCCCCAGCCTTTTCGATTAAGAAAACTCGGTTACTAGTCAGATACTATGGATTTATTTTCGCAAGATCTTTTAGAAGAATAAAATCCTAA
- a CDS encoding polysaccharide pyruvyl transferase family protein, translated as MKILLIGQCTLHWGRMEFGNVGNYYIIEPFIRELRRVFPAAKIKTTMQMSSRFCESEGVTVLPMEFYYGWSSDDLAIARKEFSIANHYYRNGELTEITPFIREILDTDLVIDFSGDIWGDNADFLGQDRFEVGLLKDRVAQLIGKPVVMLAGSPGPFNSDKNLKLAKEVYANFSLVTNREPISTTLLQEQGFDTSKTHSLACPAFLFEPAPQRDIQLLPEVEELFSQRRQKPIVGFILCGWNFEEGPFDKSGRVDDEFTRFAEAVEYLTEENNVKVCLMSHSNGFDIPPAPFRLKHGRDYDTIKQLEKVLKDRGISKDFCVLNQVYDTWQIKGIVRELDMLVSGRVHAAVAALSQNIPTVIIDYGHEPKAHKLSGFAETVGVSEYVANPCSSEDLKATIKRCLTKKDQYKQFLENRIPEVKQLARENFNVLKKYARL; from the coding sequence ATGAAAATATTACTTATTGGTCAGTGCACTTTGCATTGGGGCAGGATGGAGTTTGGTAATGTCGGCAATTACTACATTATCGAACCGTTCATAAGAGAGCTACGTCGTGTCTTTCCTGCGGCGAAAATAAAAACAACCATGCAGATGAGTTCGAGATTCTGTGAATCTGAGGGTGTTACAGTTCTTCCAATGGAGTTTTACTACGGTTGGTCATCAGACGATTTAGCAATCGCGCGTAAAGAATTCTCAATTGCCAATCATTACTATCGGAATGGTGAGTTAACTGAGATAACCCCATTTATAAGAGAAATACTGGATACAGACCTTGTCATAGATTTCAGTGGCGATATATGGGGAGATAATGCTGACTTTCTTGGCCAAGATAGGTTTGAGGTTGGTCTGCTGAAAGATCGTGTGGCCCAGTTGATAGGTAAACCAGTCGTGATGTTGGCTGGTTCTCCCGGACCTTTTAATTCCGACAAAAATCTGAAGTTGGCAAAAGAGGTTTATGCAAATTTCTCGTTAGTGACTAACCGTGAACCCATTAGTACAACACTACTCCAAGAACAAGGGTTCGATACGAGTAAAACGCACTCATTGGCTTGTCCGGCGTTTTTATTTGAGCCTGCCCCTCAAAGGGATATCCAGCTATTACCCGAAGTGGAAGAACTCTTTAGCCAGAGGCGACAAAAGCCCATTGTCGGTTTCATCCTATGTGGTTGGAACTTTGAAGAGGGCCCTTTCGACAAATCCGGTCGTGTCGATGATGAGTTCACACGTTTTGCCGAAGCTGTCGAATATCTCACTGAAGAGAATAATGTGAAAGTTTGTTTGATGTCACACTCTAATGGATTTGATATTCCACCAGCCCCTTTTAGGCTTAAGCATGGCCGTGATTACGACACCATCAAGCAGCTTGAAAAAGTGCTGAAAGACAGAGGAATAAGCAAAGATTTTTGCGTGCTCAATCAAGTCTACGATACTTGGCAAATAAAAGGCATCGTAAGAGAGCTCGATATGCTTGTCAGTGGACGGGTACACGCTGCTGTTGCTGCTCTTTCTCAAAATATTCCCACGGTTATTATTGATTATGGTCACGAGCCCAAGGCTCATAAACTCTCTGGTTTTGCAGAGACGGTTGGAGTCAGCGAATATGTTGCCAATCCATGTTCGAGTGAAGATCTAAAAGCAACAATCAAACGCTGCTTAACAAAAAAAGATCAATATAAGCAGTTCTTGGAAAATCGTATTCCAGAAGTGAAGCAACTCGCCAGAGAAAATTTCAACGTTCTCAAAAAATATGCCCGGTTATGA
- a CDS encoding lipopolysaccharide biosynthesis protein, with the protein MEIYSAFNIGCRRKMASLSNKTLIGVLWNFAEQISVKGISVAVTLVLAYFLSPEDFGLVAMMAVFISIATSLMDSGFRQALIRLPEVSQEDFNTAFFANILLGIISYFLLFICAPAIAGFYGENQLIPLIRVAGVVVIINVFQVVQYACLSREMNFKAQFRAALPATIISAIVALGFAYYGFGVWALVAQMLTSAFFVAIFLWLQNLWRPNLAWSKASLKSMYRFGYKLFLSNLLDTGFKNMFVVVIAKLFSTSVAGLYFFADRIREILIYQMVSSIQKVTFPALANIQGDKERLKQSYKRVITVTTFVMFPIILFFAALAEPLFHSFLPEAWWPSVIYIQLMCLAGVLIPIHAINLNMLKVLGRSDLFLGLEVVKKALAVLILLVSYRFGVEGILLGQIISSVLAYIPNSYYSKRLINYSVTEQLADFMPTLLLAGVIAICVWLVQISLDWSALPEVLLLGAGACLSYLLVSRMLKLPALGYASHLLTNKSARNNA; encoded by the coding sequence ATGGAAATATACTCAGCCTTCAATATAGGCTGCCGTAGAAAAATGGCTTCATTGAGCAATAAAACACTGATCGGTGTCCTTTGGAACTTTGCAGAGCAAATATCAGTAAAGGGCATATCAGTAGCAGTGACATTAGTTCTGGCTTATTTTTTGAGTCCTGAAGACTTCGGCCTTGTGGCGATGATGGCGGTTTTTATCAGTATCGCAACATCACTTATGGACTCTGGTTTCCGTCAGGCTTTAATCCGCTTACCTGAAGTCAGCCAAGAAGATTTTAATACCGCCTTCTTTGCCAATATCCTACTGGGCATTATTTCGTACTTTTTGTTATTTATATGTGCCCCAGCGATTGCCGGGTTTTATGGTGAAAATCAGTTAATTCCATTGATTCGAGTGGCGGGCGTGGTCGTCATAATCAATGTTTTTCAGGTGGTGCAGTATGCTTGTTTGAGCAGAGAAATGAACTTTAAAGCTCAGTTCCGTGCTGCACTTCCCGCTACAATCATCTCGGCCATCGTGGCTCTGGGATTTGCCTATTATGGCTTTGGGGTATGGGCTTTGGTTGCACAGATGCTGACGTCAGCATTTTTTGTTGCCATATTCCTCTGGCTACAGAACCTCTGGCGGCCTAACTTGGCTTGGTCAAAAGCCTCGCTGAAATCCATGTATCGATTTGGTTATAAATTGTTTTTGTCGAATCTGCTGGATACCGGGTTTAAGAACATGTTCGTGGTGGTGATAGCGAAGCTTTTCTCTACGAGTGTTGCTGGTCTCTACTTTTTTGCTGATCGTATCAGAGAAATACTCATATACCAGATGGTTAGCTCTATTCAAAAAGTTACTTTCCCAGCATTGGCAAATATTCAGGGCGATAAAGAACGGTTGAAGCAAAGTTATAAAAGAGTGATTACAGTTACTACGTTTGTTATGTTTCCCATAATCTTGTTTTTTGCCGCGCTTGCGGAGCCACTTTTTCATAGTTTTTTACCAGAGGCGTGGTGGCCTTCGGTGATTTACATTCAATTAATGTGCTTGGCTGGTGTGTTGATTCCCATTCACGCTATTAATTTGAATATGCTCAAAGTGCTTGGCAGATCAGACTTGTTTTTAGGGCTTGAGGTTGTGAAGAAAGCGCTTGCAGTGCTGATATTACTCGTCAGTTACAGGTTTGGTGTAGAGGGAATTTTGCTCGGGCAGATTATTAGTTCCGTTCTGGCATATATACCGAATAGTTATTACTCGAAAAGACTGATTAATTACTCGGTTACAGAGCAACTAGCTGATTTTATGCCGACACTCCTGTTGGCTGGTGTAATTGCTATCTGCGTGTGGCTTGTTCAAATATCACTGGACTGGAGTGCGTTGCCGGAGGTTTTACTGCTTGGAGCCGGTGCTTGTTTATCCTACCTACTGGTCTCCCGAATGTTGAAGTTGCCAGCACTGGGCTACGCCAGCCATCTGCTAACAAATAAATCCGCTAGGAATAATGCCTAA
- a CDS encoding TDP-N-acetylfucosamine:lipid II N-acetylfucosaminyltransferase, with the protein MTTLHIIHNDKFIPQFIDFMKSEYDDFEQHIFYIFDREEHYPLPGYSNIIFGSRFGTIGKYTKLRQHIISSDKVIIHFLASMKVILFLNIHTSYLKKICWVLWGIDLYRREQGKRNFKWYVREFLRKRVFKNLGAVTTTVPGDFLLAKKWYDTRAVYIENLMYPSHVNRDIKARITSDATRLNIQIGNSASPTNNHKEIIDKLSKEVAKDFRVYCPLSYGNETYKAEIIEYGYSKLGEKFVPMTEFMSFDEYTIYLNGIDIAIMNHDRQQAMGNIIALLGMGKKLYIRSDITPWSYFQAKGVTLFDSLANIELKPIEHETASQNIARVAYFFTRERLKKNWDEVFESQWNLR; encoded by the coding sequence ATGACAACTTTACATATTATTCACAACGATAAATTTATTCCACAATTTATAGATTTTATGAAATCAGAATATGATGATTTTGAACAACATATCTTTTATATATTTGACCGAGAAGAACATTATCCGTTACCGGGGTATAGCAATATTATATTTGGATCTCGGTTCGGCACAATAGGGAAATATACTAAGTTAAGGCAACACATAATTAGCTCTGACAAAGTCATCATTCATTTCTTGGCGAGTATGAAAGTGATTTTATTTTTAAATATTCATACATCTTATTTGAAGAAAATTTGCTGGGTTTTATGGGGGATAGATCTCTATCGGCGAGAGCAAGGGAAAAGGAATTTTAAGTGGTATGTTCGAGAGTTTTTAAGGAAACGAGTATTTAAAAACTTGGGAGCCGTGACGACAACCGTACCTGGAGATTTTCTTCTTGCTAAGAAATGGTATGACACAAGAGCCGTTTACATCGAAAACTTGATGTACCCAAGTCATGTCAACAGGGATATAAAGGCAAGGATTACCAGTGATGCTACAAGGCTGAATATTCAAATTGGTAATTCAGCATCTCCTACAAACAATCATAAAGAAATCATCGATAAACTCTCTAAAGAGGTGGCTAAGGATTTTAGGGTTTATTGTCCGTTATCATATGGAAATGAAACATACAAAGCTGAGATTATCGAGTACGGCTATTCTAAACTTGGTGAGAAGTTCGTTCCCATGACTGAGTTCATGTCGTTTGATGAATATACAATCTATTTGAATGGGATTGATATCGCGATAATGAATCATGACAGGCAACAGGCAATGGGTAACATTATCGCTTTATTAGGAATGGGGAAAAAGCTATACATCAGAAGCGATATAACGCCTTGGAGCTATTTCCAAGCAAAAGGAGTGACGTTGTTTGATTCATTAGCCAACATTGAGCTTAAGCCCATTGAACATGAAACGGCATCCCAAAATATTGCAAGAGTTGCATATTTCTTTACCAGGGAAAGATTGAAAAAAAATTGGGATGAAGTGTTTGAAAGCCAATGGAATCTCAGATGA
- a CDS encoding glycosyltransferase family 2 protein, protein MDVSVIVPVFNQWHLLPDLIKAYSNQSGAFSRELVIVDNGSDEIPKLPENEDITILTCEKPGSYAARNKGLDAVSGELIVFTDADCVPSDDWLNHLYEAYSGSDRKTLLAGNVIVRSNSQQPSSAELYDIAVGLPQQRYVSRGYAVTANLAIPRAVFDEIGLFDESRFSGGDADFCQRALAAGFKLEYVPSAIVYHPARDTWAAYATKVRRVKGGQICSGTRMRRFKYFALTHIPPVWRVIRVINTNKLNFLEKFKVIWFQARLWGVELLEVWLLIAGKTPERR, encoded by the coding sequence ATGGATGTGTCTGTCATCGTACCAGTGTTTAATCAGTGGCATTTGCTACCAGATTTAATAAAAGCATACTCAAACCAGTCAGGCGCATTCTCCAGAGAGCTTGTGATCGTCGATAATGGTTCAGATGAGATACCCAAACTCCCTGAAAATGAGGATATCACCATTCTTACATGTGAAAAGCCGGGTTCCTATGCTGCGAGGAACAAGGGGTTGGATGCAGTGTCAGGTGAGCTAATTGTATTCACGGATGCTGACTGTGTGCCGAGTGATGATTGGTTAAATCACCTTTATGAGGCTTATTCTGGCTCTGATCGGAAAACCTTGCTGGCTGGCAACGTGATTGTTCGCAGTAACAGTCAGCAGCCATCCTCAGCTGAGCTTTATGATATTGCCGTAGGCTTGCCACAACAGCGATATGTGTCCAGAGGCTATGCGGTCACCGCAAATCTGGCGATTCCCCGCGCTGTATTCGATGAGATTGGATTATTTGATGAAAGCCGTTTTTCAGGCGGGGATGCGGACTTTTGTCAGCGTGCTTTGGCCGCAGGCTTTAAATTGGAGTATGTGCCAAGCGCTATCGTTTACCATCCTGCGCGAGATACTTGGGCCGCTTATGCAACAAAAGTGAGGCGGGTTAAGGGCGGCCAGATTTGCTCAGGAACGAGGATGAGAAGATTCAAGTATTTTGCGTTGACCCATATTCCGCCCGTATGGAGAGTGATACGCGTGATAAATACAAATAAACTTAATTTTCTTGAAAAATTCAAAGTTATCTGGTTTCAAGCGCGCCTGTGGGGGGTGGAGTTACTGGAGGTTTGGTTGTTAATTGCCGGTAAAACACCTGAAAGACGATAA
- a CDS encoding MarR family EPS-associated transcriptional regulator: MLTDETRYRIIKSIEQNPEISQRELAEKLGISLGKANYCIKALIEKGIVKASNFRNSKNKLAYLYKLTPKGIEAKAAITAKFLKIKMREYEQLEIEIEELRKESLRSNSSATVSDHNPKEVQNEENK; encoded by the coding sequence ATGCTTACAGACGAAACGCGTTACCGAATCATAAAAAGTATCGAGCAAAATCCCGAAATTAGTCAGCGTGAGCTGGCTGAAAAGCTGGGTATCAGTCTTGGTAAAGCTAATTACTGCATCAAGGCGCTGATAGAAAAAGGCATCGTCAAAGCCAGTAACTTTCGAAACAGCAAAAACAAACTTGCTTATCTCTACAAGCTGACGCCGAAAGGTATTGAAGCCAAAGCAGCCATCACCGCCAAGTTTCTAAAAATAAAAATGCGTGAGTATGAGCAACTTGAAATAGAAATAGAGGAGCTGAGAAAAGAGTCGCTCAGAAGTAACTCTTCAGCGACAGTCTCCGACCACAACCCCAAAGAAGTGCAAAATGAAGAAAATAAATAG
- a CDS encoding GNAT family N-acetyltransferase, whose product MRQVDSDFYDPLSERVNLFDYAKKLSDKAKNLFLVAEEQVDVAHFAFYLNEQQKSLFITSISIKKVFQGIGLGSYLLTALKRYARDTNYRLIELEVDSRSQSLIHFYKKNEFVEQTRNGNILSLQYRLP is encoded by the coding sequence TTGAGGCAAGTTGATTCTGATTTTTATGATCCTTTATCAGAAAGAGTGAATTTATTCGATTATGCGAAAAAGCTTTCTGATAAAGCAAAAAACCTATTTTTGGTGGCGGAGGAGCAGGTTGATGTTGCCCATTTCGCTTTTTATCTGAATGAGCAACAAAAAAGTCTTTTCATCACATCAATTTCAATAAAAAAAGTTTTTCAAGGTATTGGGCTCGGCAGCTATCTTTTAACAGCTTTAAAGAGATATGCCAGAGACACTAACTACAGACTCATTGAACTTGAAGTTGATTCTCGCTCGCAGAGTCTTATTCATTTTTACAAGAAGAATGAATTTGTAGAGCAAACTCGAAATGGAAATATACTCAGCCTTCAATATAGGCTGCCGTAG
- a CDS encoding glycosyltransferase family 2 protein → MRNLRSQTEIMASWEGDLSSPVVSICCITYNHDAYIEDALEGFLIQETDFPFEILIHDDASTDRTADIIREYEAAYPNLIKPIYQVENQYSQGKK, encoded by the coding sequence ATGAGGAATCTGCGTAGCCAAACAGAGATTATGGCGTCATGGGAAGGGGACTTGTCGAGCCCTGTGGTCAGTATCTGTTGTATTACCTATAACCATGATGCATACATTGAAGATGCACTCGAAGGTTTTTTAATTCAGGAAACAGATTTTCCTTTTGAAATATTGATTCATGATGATGCGTCGACTGATAGAACGGCAGATATTATCAGGGAGTATGAAGCTGCTTATCCGAATCTGATTAAGCCGATTTATCAAGTTGAGAATCAATATTCTCAGGGAAAAAAATGA
- a CDS encoding DegT/DnrJ/EryC1/StrS family aminotransferase encodes MKKINSPADLAINGASPAFSEKLHVGRPNMGDKNEFLKYVEDIFESKWLSNNGPLVQQLEQRIAQHHRVKHCVAMSNGTVALEIAIRALELKGEVIIPSYTFIATAHALHWQAITPVFADIDAGTHCLDPESVRKMITPNTSGIIGVHLWGHAAPVEELQNIADEHNLKLMFDAAHAFGNSHKGKIMGNFGEAEVLSFHATKLFNTFEGGAVLTNNDELAKKMRLMRNFGFGGVDNVIYPGTNGKLTEICAAMGLVNMDNLDSVIEHNKSNYLAYQRGLERLPGISIFRFDEAQKNNYQYVVMEVDEACPVSRDDIVKALHAENILARKYFWPGCHNMKPYKLLFPHAGMLLPNTQAISERVIVLPTGTNLNIDEINTITTVIRTLLISHDEP; translated from the coding sequence ATGAAGAAAATAAATAGTCCGGCAGATCTCGCCATAAATGGCGCTTCTCCAGCCTTTAGCGAAAAGTTGCATGTCGGGCGACCTAATATGGGGGATAAGAATGAGTTTCTTAAATACGTCGAAGATATATTTGAAAGCAAATGGCTCAGCAATAACGGCCCACTCGTGCAACAGCTTGAGCAGAGAATAGCGCAGCATCACCGAGTCAAACATTGTGTTGCCATGTCTAATGGTACGGTTGCACTTGAGATAGCTATTAGAGCCCTTGAACTGAAGGGGGAAGTTATCATTCCTTCATACACCTTCATTGCCACTGCGCATGCTCTGCACTGGCAAGCGATCACGCCGGTTTTTGCAGACATTGACGCTGGGACACATTGCCTTGATCCTGAGTCAGTCCGAAAAATGATCACACCCAACACAAGTGGCATCATTGGTGTTCACCTTTGGGGACATGCAGCACCGGTAGAAGAATTACAAAATATTGCAGATGAACATAACCTGAAGTTGATGTTTGATGCCGCACACGCTTTTGGTAACTCTCACAAAGGCAAAATTATGGGCAATTTTGGCGAAGCCGAAGTGCTCAGCTTTCACGCGACCAAGTTGTTCAATACTTTCGAAGGTGGCGCGGTTCTTACCAATAATGATGAACTCGCCAAAAAAATGCGCCTGATGCGTAACTTTGGCTTTGGTGGAGTAGACAACGTTATCTACCCTGGCACCAATGGCAAATTGACAGAAATTTGTGCCGCTATGGGTCTGGTCAATATGGATAATCTCGACTCGGTGATTGAACACAATAAATCGAATTACCTCGCCTATCAGCGAGGGCTCGAACGGCTGCCGGGAATCAGTATTTTCCGCTTCGATGAAGCGCAAAAAAACAATTACCAATACGTGGTGATGGAAGTCGATGAGGCATGTCCTGTTTCACGGGATGACATTGTTAAAGCCCTGCATGCTGAAAATATTCTTGCTCGAAAGTACTTCTGGCCGGGATGTCATAACATGAAGCCATACAAATTATTGTTTCCTCACGCTGGCATGCTGTTGCCGAACACCCAGGCTATTTCAGAACGCGTGATAGTTCTTCCAACGGGAACAAACTTAAATATTGATGAGATAAACACTATTACGACAGTAATTCGCACTTTGTTAATCAGTCATGACGAACCATAA
- a CDS encoding WbqC family protein has protein sequence MSKRIAIMQPYFLPYIGYWQLMNAVDQFVIYDNIQFTKKGWINRNRFLLNSQPQTFTLPLKKDSDYLDVSERYLSDIHDEHVKKLLRQFEAAYAKTPHFYEGVKLLRECLLFNDKNLFNFVYHSIKTVRDYLSIDTELVISSSLDIDHDLRSAEKVKAICHNLNADTYINPHGGVDLYDKDDFDAENLTLKFLKPQEIEYDQNQSGHTPWLSIIDLIMFCRKSEIQQKLSEFDYL, from the coding sequence ATGAGTAAACGCATCGCAATCATGCAGCCTTATTTTCTGCCATATATTGGATACTGGCAGTTAATGAATGCTGTTGACCAGTTTGTTATTTATGACAATATTCAGTTCACCAAAAAAGGCTGGATAAACAGAAATCGTTTTTTACTAAATAGTCAACCTCAAACGTTTACTCTTCCGCTCAAAAAAGACTCTGATTATCTTGATGTGTCAGAGCGTTACCTTTCAGATATTCATGATGAACATGTAAAAAAATTGCTCAGACAATTTGAGGCAGCTTATGCGAAAACCCCACATTTTTATGAAGGGGTAAAGTTACTTAGAGAGTGTCTGTTATTTAATGATAAAAACTTATTCAATTTTGTTTATCACTCAATTAAAACTGTGAGGGATTACTTGAGCATAGACACTGAACTCGTCATCTCATCCTCTCTGGATATTGATCATGATTTACGATCAGCAGAAAAAGTAAAAGCTATTTGTCACAATCTTAATGCTGATACTTATATCAATCCACATGGGGGGGTAGACCTTTATGATAAAGATGATTTTGATGCTGAGAACCTCACGCTGAAGTTTCTTAAACCACAAGAAATTGAATACGACCAAAACCAGAGTGGGCACACACCTTGGCTATCAATTATTGATTTGATCATGTTTTGTAGAAAATCAGAAATTCAGCAAAAATTGAGCGAGTTTGATTACCTATGA